In a single window of the Terriglobus roseus genome:
- a CDS encoding carboxymuconolactone decarboxylase family protein, which yields MGSADDIMMEAGGMSTVKLWTDEDVAGAPKVSAVFDDIRATRNSDFVNNFWRALANQPELLQRTWASVKAVMIEPGLLDPLTKELIYIAVSTVNSCTYCTHSHTAAARAKGMTEQQHAELLAVISLAAHTNSLANALQISVDKEFLVD from the coding sequence GTGGGGTCGGCAGACGACATCATGATGGAGGCAGGTGGTATGTCTACTGTGAAGCTGTGGACGGACGAAGATGTGGCTGGTGCACCAAAGGTCAGCGCGGTTTTTGACGACATCCGCGCCACGCGTAACTCGGATTTTGTAAATAATTTCTGGCGTGCGCTCGCGAACCAGCCAGAGCTTTTGCAACGGACTTGGGCAAGCGTGAAAGCTGTAATGATTGAGCCGGGCCTTCTTGATCCGCTGACGAAAGAATTGATCTACATCGCCGTCTCAACGGTCAATAGCTGCACCTACTGCACTCATTCGCACACCGCTGCGGCGCGCGCGAAAGGAATGACGGAGCAGCAACATGCGGAGTTGCTCGCGGTCATCAGCCTTGCAGCACACACCAACTCTCTGGCGAATGCGCTCCAGATCTCTGTCGATAAGGAGTTTTTGGTCGACTAA
- a CDS encoding HD domain-containing protein — MSAELHTLSASLGSIEIPDTQLTREIREFVRDTETDLLFHHSSRVYYFGALAGERLKLRFDRELLYAGAMFHDVGLIAQHSSPTERFEVDGANAARSFLRSRSISESAIDEVWTAIALHTTPGIPRHMSPVIALVTAGVEMDVLGIDYSSFSDQVRDDIVARFPRTPHFKEDIIQAFYDGIKHKPETTFGNVKADVLADKDPHFKRGNFCSVIRNSLWRA, encoded by the coding sequence ATGTCCGCAGAGCTGCATACCCTGTCGGCCTCGCTGGGTTCTATAGAAATCCCGGATACCCAGTTGACGAGAGAGATTCGGGAGTTCGTCCGTGATACGGAGACGGATCTGCTGTTCCATCATTCGAGCCGCGTGTATTATTTCGGAGCTTTGGCTGGTGAGCGCCTCAAGCTCAGATTTGATCGGGAGTTGCTCTACGCAGGAGCGATGTTTCATGACGTCGGGTTGATAGCGCAGCATAGTAGCCCGACGGAGCGTTTTGAGGTAGATGGCGCCAACGCGGCCCGGAGCTTTCTCCGATCCCGAAGCATTTCAGAGAGTGCGATCGATGAGGTCTGGACGGCAATAGCGCTCCACACGACTCCGGGTATACCGCGCCACATGAGTCCAGTAATTGCGCTGGTGACGGCAGGTGTCGAGATGGATGTTCTCGGAATCGACTATTCCAGCTTCAGCGATCAGGTACGGGATGACATCGTCGCGCGCTTCCCACGGACACCGCACTTCAAAGAAGACATCATCCAGGCGTTTTACGACGGGATCAAGCACAAACCGGAGACCACCTTTGGCAACGTGAAAGCAGACGTCCTGGCAGACAAGGATCCTCACTTCAAGCGAGGCAACTTTTGTAGTGTCATTCGAAATTCTTTATGGCGCGCTTAG
- a CDS encoding response regulator: MRIVIADDHDLMRRGIRDLVSACDDWVVVGEASRGDDAVRQIDELQPDVAILDFSMPILSGPEVALAVASTAPGTRIVVLTMHDSETTLRAIVECGAHGYVLKSEADIYLRQALQAVLVGDRYYHSRALEMMRTGYLNRQTDAEIGDKLTQRERGIVVLLAMGLSSKEAAANLEISTRTVETHRMNIYRKLRVNTIAALVRYAIRENLVSTF; the protein is encoded by the coding sequence ATGCGTATCGTAATTGCCGACGATCACGACCTGATGCGCCGTGGCATCAGGGATCTAGTCTCTGCCTGTGACGACTGGGTCGTTGTCGGTGAAGCATCAAGGGGAGACGATGCGGTTCGCCAGATCGACGAACTGCAGCCTGACGTGGCTATCCTGGACTTCAGCATGCCGATTCTGAGTGGCCCTGAGGTCGCATTGGCCGTCGCCAGCACAGCGCCCGGCACCCGCATTGTCGTGCTTACAATGCACGATTCCGAAACGACTCTGCGCGCGATTGTCGAGTGCGGCGCGCACGGCTACGTCTTGAAAAGTGAAGCAGATATCTATCTGCGGCAAGCGCTACAAGCGGTCCTGGTTGGTGATCGGTACTACCACTCTCGCGCTCTGGAGATGATGCGGACGGGATATCTAAACCGGCAGACCGACGCAGAGATCGGTGACAAGCTGACACAGCGCGAGCGGGGCATCGTTGTGCTTCTTGCGATGGGACTCAGTAGTAAAGAGGCCGCTGCAAACCTCGAAATCAGTACCCGCACAGTCGAGACTCATCGCATGAACATCTATCGGAAATTGCGCGTTAATACGATTGCAGCGCTTGTTCGCTACGCGATCCGCGAAAACCTCGTCTCCACGTTCTGA
- a CDS encoding PAS domain-containing sensor histidine kinase: MQASFSAATGFALQLDDHASTAYLHALIQYNPIAIIVLDSQHKFQLCNPAFLDLFKFEAAELETWALDSMIAGPDFLLEATELTHRVLSGKRVHTVTKRRRKDGLIIDVELHGVPLIVDGVVLGVYGLYQDVTERMDVTAVLEQMTTRLDVVREEERRRFARDLHDSLSQDLALLTWNLRRISKLVAGDARMESLLAQTSELADVCVGQIRTSSFLMHPPQLGEADLHTAILWLTEGFERRSGIEIELHLEPMQERLPLALETALYRFIQEGLANVLRHARESSISLTLSFERDLLQLTLANYVASMPAPVSGLSLLHGVGLSSMRERLLEFGGTLRVTSTGRGVELCAQVPLGERILCVS, from the coding sequence ATGCAGGCTTCTTTCTCGGCAGCTACAGGTTTTGCATTGCAACTGGATGATCACGCGTCAACGGCCTATCTCCATGCGCTGATTCAGTACAACCCCATCGCAATCATCGTCTTGGATAGTCAACACAAGTTTCAGCTCTGTAACCCTGCATTCCTTGATCTGTTCAAGTTTGAAGCTGCGGAACTCGAGACCTGGGCACTTGACAGCATGATTGCTGGCCCTGACTTCCTCCTAGAAGCGACCGAATTAACGCACCGCGTGTTGAGTGGCAAACGGGTCCACACCGTTACCAAGCGCCGCCGCAAAGATGGACTCATCATCGACGTGGAACTGCACGGCGTCCCGCTTATTGTCGACGGTGTCGTCCTTGGCGTCTACGGCTTGTACCAGGACGTGACCGAGCGCATGGACGTCACCGCCGTGCTTGAGCAGATGACGACAAGGCTGGATGTTGTACGAGAGGAAGAACGGAGGCGATTCGCGCGCGATCTCCACGATTCTCTCTCGCAAGACCTGGCGTTACTAACGTGGAATCTCCGAAGAATTTCGAAGCTTGTCGCGGGCGACGCGAGGATGGAGTCACTCCTCGCCCAGACCAGCGAGTTGGCGGACGTCTGTGTCGGCCAGATCCGAACATCTTCCTTTCTGATGCATCCGCCCCAACTTGGCGAAGCAGACTTACACACCGCAATCCTCTGGCTTACCGAGGGGTTTGAACGGCGCAGCGGGATTGAAATCGAGCTGCACCTCGAACCAATGCAGGAGCGACTGCCGCTGGCACTTGAGACCGCGCTGTACCGCTTTATCCAGGAGGGCCTCGCGAATGTGCTTCGACACGCCAGGGAATCTTCCATAAGTTTGACGCTGTCGTTTGAGCGCGACCTCCTGCAGCTCACTTTAGCTAACTATGTTGCGTCCATGCCGGCGCCCGTATCCGGTCTGTCCTTACTTCACGGAGTTGGCCTCAGCAGCATGCGCGAGAGGCTGCTGGAGTTTGGTGGAACTCTTCGCGTTACGTCGACTGGCAGGGGTGTCGAACTGTGCGCTCAGGTTCCGTTGGGAGAGAGAATCTTATGCGTATCGTAA
- a CDS encoding acetamidase/formamidase family protein, which produces MLRALFVSGILLSTSSLPVLAQQQHTLLAKPDTVAWGYYSGMAKPALTVRSGDTVVMQTLSTCGPRERMLKGGVKPEDIPAYTDAIYNEVKDKGPGGHILTGPVAIEEAEPGDVLEVQILKIDIDANFACNGFGLHRGFLPMEFPYSRSRIIPLDRARMIGHFAPGIDIPLHPFFGSMGVAPAGGKIDSAPPFTHAGNMDNKELVAGTTLYIPVAAKGALFEAGDGHAGQGNGEVDITAMETYLTGTFKFIVHKKQALLWPRAETPDYYISMGFSPDLKEATEHALRDMIDFLVETKHMTRDDAYMLSSVAVDLDITQLVDGNVGVHAMCPKKIFTKQ; this is translated from the coding sequence ATGCTTCGTGCACTTTTCGTTTCCGGCATCCTGCTTTCCACCTCCAGCCTACCGGTGCTTGCGCAGCAGCAACATACGTTGCTTGCGAAACCAGATACCGTCGCATGGGGGTACTACTCGGGCATGGCGAAACCCGCGTTGACTGTTAGATCGGGAGACACGGTCGTCATGCAAACGCTCTCGACGTGCGGGCCGAGGGAGCGAATGCTGAAGGGAGGCGTGAAGCCCGAAGACATTCCGGCGTATACGGATGCCATCTATAACGAAGTGAAGGACAAGGGACCAGGTGGTCACATCCTGACAGGACCGGTCGCGATTGAAGAAGCCGAGCCAGGGGACGTGCTTGAAGTGCAGATCCTGAAGATCGACATCGATGCAAACTTCGCCTGCAACGGTTTTGGTCTTCATCGGGGCTTCCTTCCGATGGAATTTCCTTACAGTCGAAGCCGCATCATTCCGCTGGACCGCGCCAGGATGATCGGGCATTTCGCTCCTGGAATCGACATCCCGTTGCACCCGTTTTTTGGCAGCATGGGGGTAGCACCCGCCGGCGGAAAGATCGATTCCGCTCCACCGTTCACACACGCCGGCAATATGGACAACAAAGAGCTTGTTGCCGGAACGACACTCTACATACCGGTCGCGGCCAAAGGCGCCTTGTTTGAAGCAGGCGATGGTCATGCAGGGCAGGGCAATGGTGAAGTCGATATCACTGCGATGGAGACGTACCTCACGGGCACGTTCAAGTTTATTGTTCACAAGAAACAGGCGCTGCTTTGGCCGCGCGCAGAGACTCCGGACTATTACATTTCGATGGGTTTTAGCCCCGACCTGAAAGAAGCGACGGAACACGCGCTGCGTGACATGATCGACTTCCTGGTGGAAACCAAGCACATGACACGTGACGATGCCTACATGCTCTCAAGCGTGGCTGTCGATCTCGACATCACCCAACTGGTCGATGGCAACGTCGGTGTCCACGCGATGTGCCCAAAGAAGATCTTTACGAAGCAGTAG
- a CDS encoding amidohydrolase family protein — protein sequence MNLLKRNLRLTTLLVLACGPLSAQRTSQPGVENTRYHYGQDLPIKVLHHVRVIDGTGGPVLQDQSVIIENGKITRVGPDAPGPANAETFDLAGYTVLPGLVGMHDHMYYLQRPNTTADGAEAPVLLPQMTFSAPRMYLANGVTTIRTAGSVEPYADINLRNLIDAGTLIGPHIEPTAPYLQGVSNIFMQMHVLSGPEDAKNFVNQWADAGATNFKAYMHITRAELSSAIQTAHARGLKVTGHLCSVTYAEAAELGIDNLEHGFFVNTQLDPDKKQDQCSRETGAATLAKMTPDSPEATALVKLLISKHVALTSTLPVFEASLAGKPALRPKALATMLPEAREAYLLGRNRRNTAPDSPALQRSAQNYRNAAALEKKFVEAGGFLMAGLDPTGNGATLPGFGDQHEVELLVTDDGFTPVEAVKIATLNGATYLGKADRIGSVQVGKDADLMIVKGDPSTQITDIENVEIVLKGGTAWDSNKLLESVRGRYGEY from the coding sequence TTGAACCTGCTCAAGCGCAATCTTCGGCTCACGACGCTGCTTGTCTTAGCGTGCGGCCCCCTCTCGGCACAGCGCACAAGCCAACCAGGCGTTGAGAATACGCGATACCACTACGGCCAGGATCTGCCGATAAAGGTCCTGCATCACGTTCGCGTGATCGACGGCACAGGCGGCCCCGTCTTACAGGACCAGAGCGTCATCATCGAGAATGGCAAGATCACGCGGGTCGGTCCGGATGCACCGGGTCCTGCCAACGCAGAGACATTCGATCTGGCTGGCTACACCGTACTCCCCGGCCTCGTCGGAATGCACGACCACATGTACTACCTCCAACGGCCGAACACCACAGCCGACGGCGCCGAAGCGCCTGTCCTGCTGCCGCAGATGACCTTCTCCGCACCGCGCATGTACCTTGCCAACGGCGTTACTACGATACGCACGGCAGGCTCTGTTGAGCCGTATGCTGATATCAACCTGCGCAATCTGATCGATGCTGGCACCCTGATCGGGCCGCATATAGAACCGACGGCACCGTATCTGCAGGGCGTGAGCAACATTTTCATGCAGATGCATGTACTGAGCGGCCCAGAGGATGCGAAGAACTTTGTGAATCAATGGGCGGACGCCGGTGCGACGAACTTCAAGGCCTATATGCACATCACTCGAGCAGAGCTAAGCTCGGCGATCCAGACAGCGCATGCGCGCGGCTTGAAAGTGACGGGCCATCTTTGTTCCGTTACCTATGCTGAAGCAGCCGAGCTCGGCATCGACAACTTGGAGCATGGCTTTTTCGTCAATACGCAACTGGACCCTGACAAGAAGCAGGATCAATGCTCACGTGAGACGGGTGCGGCGACCCTCGCGAAGATGACGCCCGACAGTCCTGAGGCGACCGCTCTTGTGAAGCTGCTTATTTCAAAGCATGTAGCGTTGACCAGCACGTTGCCAGTCTTTGAGGCGTCCCTCGCCGGCAAACCCGCATTGCGCCCGAAAGCGCTCGCGACCATGTTGCCAGAGGCACGGGAAGCGTATTTGCTGGGGCGTAATCGACGGAACACTGCGCCTGATTCACCGGCTTTGCAGCGTTCCGCGCAGAACTACCGCAATGCCGCCGCGCTTGAGAAGAAGTTCGTCGAGGCAGGCGGATTTCTGATGGCTGGCCTCGATCCGACAGGCAACGGCGCCACCCTTCCCGGCTTCGGCGATCAGCACGAAGTGGAACTGCTGGTGACAGATGATGGTTTCACCCCGGTCGAAGCGGTCAAGATAGCCACGTTGAATGGCGCTACGTATCTCGGCAAAGCCGATCGGATTGGATCTGTCCAGGTCGGTAAGGATGCGGACCTGATGATCGTCAAGGGTGACCCTTCGACGCAAATAACGGATATCGAGAACGTCGAGATCGTACTGAAGGGTGGAACTGCGTGGGATTCCAACAAGCTGCTGGAATCCGTGCGCGGCCGTTATGGCGAATACTGA
- a CDS encoding carboxypeptidase-like regulatory domain-containing protein: MKRRLSLLSRTVLGSSLAAVSLATPFAFGQTSTTGAIRGIVTDAQGAVVAGAAVTATSKATAQIHRTKSDSAGQFTIGLLPPETYTLTITAPGFKTTEQPPITVNVTETSRADAALTVGSEGETVEVSAGTAQLQVENATLGTVVQGATIREVPLTNRNFTQVLTMSAGVSGDVNNAAALGKGTQDVYVNGASSISNNFHMDGADINNFGSGRAGDFVQQAGIAIPNPDTLQEFKIQTTNYDAGFGRDAGANVDVVTKTGSNAIHGSVWEFFRNDVLNANDTFLKIGGQKRAVMKQNQFGGTLGGAIKKDTVFFFGSYQGTRQVNGLSSSSLASNTLFPLSDDRSAAAIGAAGCTSAKPFNGGVSVACNGSNINPVALNLLRQKIANGTYLIPTPQRIATVSGNTVGLSTFSIPSHYSEDQFLINTDYLFSAKHTLSQRYFYSRQPQNQPFSSTANTPGNGVTPNFNSQVAVLKLTSALSSRLLNEGLIGYIRSVGRLQTQANLTFDQIGMTAPSDPTYPLTPIISTTGYFSLGGVNNDVSFSAVNTFEISDQVSFSRGRQSFRAGFTGEKNQFNFDDPNNKRGSVTFLTFQDFLLGESAAQNGSGFSNVSASSSQQGSYYKGFRGTSMAMFLQDDIKLSSRFTLNTGVRWELNSGVSANHGQLSSFYPSLVTPFQPVPAGGTFAGFVVPNNYRLTLPAGVTRLGSTSLSNNDIPLHNFGPRVGFAYQPLRDTVVRGGYGLFYTLPNGNSVLQTLGGQPFVSSSTLSGTANAAATFQTPFTTTLTPGVWRPRSTAYTLTVTGVADNIDSPLVQQYNLEVQQQLPSKFVFELGYVGTRGTRLAESRALNRAYLAGPSNPINGVTTNTLASANIQARVPYQGFTPGGVTRIETYGFSNYNSLQAVLRKQMSHGLYMQAAYTWSKGLTTVTAGDGTNGVFAGGSGNSNDPNDRHQRWGPAGFDRTNRLVVVYTYQLPTWKNAGALVRGVTGGWKVSGVSTFQSGKPLVFTDTRNGTAFGTASRAQFAPGFSNKDIKNGNGGSMLDRIRNNTYFNPGSTVFTAAPFAPNSTTVTPGAPVTATSVPTLYGNSAIGAARGPGNQNWDMTLVKSTKVGGLREDANLDFRTEFFNVWNHAQYANPGTAVGTASYGLINASSVAPRLIQFALKYGF; the protein is encoded by the coding sequence ATGAAGAGGCGTCTTTCTCTCCTTAGCCGCACAGTGCTTGGATCATCCCTTGCCGCTGTGTCGCTCGCAACGCCGTTTGCGTTCGGTCAAACGTCTACCACTGGCGCTATCCGTGGCATCGTTACCGATGCGCAGGGGGCCGTGGTCGCGGGCGCTGCGGTCACAGCCACGTCGAAGGCAACGGCGCAGATCCACCGCACCAAGAGTGACAGCGCGGGCCAGTTCACCATCGGCTTGTTGCCTCCGGAAACCTACACACTCACCATCACTGCACCAGGCTTTAAGACGACAGAGCAGCCGCCCATCACGGTGAACGTGACGGAGACTTCCCGGGCAGACGCAGCCTTGACTGTCGGCAGCGAAGGCGAAACGGTGGAGGTTAGCGCAGGCACAGCCCAATTGCAGGTGGAGAACGCCACCCTGGGAACCGTGGTGCAGGGTGCGACGATCCGCGAAGTACCCCTGACGAACCGGAATTTTACGCAGGTGCTAACGATGTCGGCCGGCGTCTCTGGGGACGTCAACAACGCCGCGGCTTTAGGAAAAGGAACGCAGGATGTCTATGTGAACGGCGCCAGCAGCATCAGCAATAACTTCCACATGGATGGCGCGGACATCAACAATTTCGGCTCTGGCCGCGCCGGTGACTTCGTGCAACAGGCCGGCATTGCAATTCCAAATCCGGACACCCTGCAGGAATTCAAGATCCAGACGACGAACTACGACGCCGGGTTTGGTCGCGATGCTGGCGCAAACGTCGACGTCGTCACGAAGACGGGCTCCAACGCAATTCACGGATCAGTGTGGGAGTTCTTTCGCAATGATGTCTTGAATGCAAACGATACTTTCCTGAAGATCGGCGGCCAGAAACGTGCCGTGATGAAACAGAATCAGTTCGGTGGCACACTCGGTGGCGCCATCAAGAAAGACACGGTCTTCTTCTTTGGGTCCTATCAAGGTACCCGCCAGGTGAACGGTCTGTCTTCCAGTTCCCTTGCAAGCAATACCCTTTTCCCACTGAGCGATGATCGCAGTGCCGCCGCGATTGGTGCAGCGGGCTGCACCTCGGCAAAGCCATTCAATGGTGGTGTGTCGGTCGCGTGCAATGGAAGCAACATCAATCCTGTCGCGCTCAACCTCCTGCGACAGAAGATTGCAAACGGCACGTACCTCATCCCGACACCACAACGTATAGCCACGGTAAGCGGCAATACCGTTGGCCTCTCGACCTTCAGCATCCCGTCCCACTACAGCGAAGACCAGTTCCTCATAAACACGGATTATCTGTTCAGCGCGAAGCATACCCTGTCTCAGCGCTACTTCTACTCCCGTCAGCCGCAGAACCAGCCCTTCAGCAGCACCGCCAACACCCCGGGAAACGGCGTCACGCCCAACTTCAACAGTCAGGTAGCGGTATTGAAGCTGACCTCCGCGCTGAGTTCTCGATTGTTGAATGAGGGCTTAATCGGCTACATCCGCAGCGTGGGGCGATTGCAGACACAGGCAAATCTGACCTTCGATCAGATTGGCATGACAGCTCCCAGCGACCCTACGTATCCACTGACGCCGATCATCTCCACCACGGGATACTTCAGTCTCGGCGGCGTGAACAATGATGTCTCGTTCTCTGCAGTAAACACGTTTGAAATCAGCGATCAGGTTTCCTTCAGTCGTGGGCGTCAGAGCTTTCGTGCTGGCTTCACCGGCGAGAAGAATCAGTTCAACTTTGACGATCCCAACAACAAACGCGGCAGCGTAACTTTCTTGACGTTCCAGGATTTCCTGTTGGGCGAAAGTGCAGCCCAGAATGGAAGCGGTTTCAGCAACGTCAGCGCCAGCAGCAGTCAGCAGGGCTCGTACTACAAGGGCTTCCGCGGTACCTCGATGGCAATGTTTCTGCAGGATGACATCAAGCTAAGCAGCAGATTCACACTCAACACGGGCGTTCGTTGGGAGTTGAACAGTGGTGTCAGTGCAAATCATGGGCAGCTCAGCAGCTTCTATCCGTCGCTGGTCACACCGTTCCAGCCCGTTCCGGCGGGCGGTACCTTTGCCGGCTTTGTTGTTCCAAACAACTACCGACTCACGCTTCCTGCGGGCGTTACCCGTCTTGGGAGCACCAGTCTTTCGAACAACGACATCCCTTTGCATAACTTTGGGCCACGAGTCGGCTTCGCCTATCAACCCTTACGCGATACCGTGGTTCGCGGTGGATACGGACTTTTCTACACGTTGCCGAATGGCAACTCCGTCCTACAGACGCTTGGCGGTCAGCCCTTCGTAAGTTCGTCCACCCTTAGCGGCACTGCAAACGCTGCGGCCACCTTCCAGACACCGTTCACGACGACGCTTACGCCGGGTGTGTGGCGGCCGCGCTCGACCGCGTACACGCTCACTGTGACTGGCGTTGCGGACAACATCGACTCCCCTTTGGTCCAACAGTACAACCTCGAAGTGCAGCAGCAGTTGCCGAGCAAGTTCGTATTCGAGCTTGGCTACGTGGGCACGCGGGGTACGCGCCTCGCAGAATCGCGTGCGCTTAACCGTGCATATCTCGCAGGACCGTCCAATCCAATCAATGGCGTCACCACCAACACGCTAGCGTCAGCGAACATCCAGGCGCGCGTGCCGTATCAGGGGTTCACGCCAGGTGGGGTCACCAGGATTGAAACGTACGGCTTCTCAAACTACAACAGCTTGCAGGCTGTTCTGCGAAAGCAGATGTCCCATGGCCTGTATATGCAAGCTGCCTACACCTGGAGCAAAGGCCTGACCACCGTTACCGCTGGTGATGGAACGAATGGCGTCTTCGCCGGGGGAAGCGGCAACAGCAACGATCCCAACGACCGGCATCAGCGCTGGGGCCCGGCGGGATTCGACCGCACAAACCGCCTGGTCGTCGTGTACACCTACCAGCTTCCCACGTGGAAAAATGCAGGCGCGCTTGTCCGCGGTGTCACTGGTGGATGGAAGGTCTCAGGCGTCTCAACATTTCAATCGGGTAAGCCTTTGGTATTTACGGACACGCGCAACGGCACCGCCTTCGGTACTGCAAGTCGTGCACAGTTCGCACCAGGGTTCAGCAATAAGGACATCAAGAACGGAAATGGCGGATCCATGCTGGACCGCATCCGTAATAACACGTATTTCAACCCTGGCAGCACCGTGTTCACGGCGGCCCCCTTTGCGCCGAACAGCACAACCGTCACGCCGGGTGCACCTGTCACTGCGACCTCAGTTCCTACGCTCTATGGCAATAGTGCGATTGGCGCCGCGCGAGGTCCTGGCAATCAGAACTGGGACATGACGCTGGTGAAATCGACGAAGGTTGGCGGACTGCGCGAAGATGCCAACCTTGATTTCCGAACGGAGTTCTTCAACGTATGGAACCACGCACAGTACGCCAATCCCGGAACAGCGGTAGGCACAGCGAGCTATGGGCTCATCAACGCTTCGTCGGTAGCCCCCAGGCTGATCCAATTCGCACTCAAATACGGTTTCTAA